CTGCAGAGGCTTTCTGAAGTTAATCAAGGCCGGTCAAAAGGAATATGAAGACTGCCCGTATTTTGATTCTGCTAAAAAAACTGGCCAGGCAAGTGAAGCTGTCTATTCCGGCGCGGATGTGCTCGGGAACAAGTATGAGTTTGTGCTGAAACCCCTGCCGGGGGAAATTTCAGCGCGTAAAATAGTTCTTCCTTTCCGGAGTGATCTTGTTGAGAAATTAAGTATAAAAACAGGCGATTTGGTTCTGGGCAGACCGATGGGGGCCGGCTGCCCGATTCCGCATGTCCTCTCTGTAATTCATGCGGATCAGATTACCGGTTTGCTTTACACCTGGGTGGTGGGGCCTAATTACTCCAGGGATGCTGAGGTAAAAGACGTGATTGCCTATCATATGATCGGGTTTGAAGGTATCGCGGCCGAGTT
This portion of the Desulfotomaculum sp. genome encodes:
- a CDS encoding Fe-S cluster protein produces the protein MRLTQPWVPPGKNCGLCGLDSCRGFLKLIKAGQKEYEDCPYFDSAKKTGQASEAVYSGADVLGNKYEFVLKPLPGEISARKIVLPFRSDLVEKLSIKTGDLVLGRPMGAGCPIPHVLSVIHADQITGLLYTWVVGPNYSRDAEVKDVIAYHMIGFEGIAAEFAKEPNLGCRATFLPGFCMMNLNHTGIINMILEKSCGLHVRIEDIRILAGNP